Proteins from a single region of Apium graveolens cultivar Ventura chromosome 7, ASM990537v1, whole genome shotgun sequence:
- the LOC141672444 gene encoding uncharacterized protein LOC141672444: MLLAVEGGGFFSASASGYSKGLALLLLGQKTEEKPMRVTPWSHYQLVDQNSNPDLQLASNKNRLVRGCASFVCFGHTASGPEGPSPLKVGPTQQPDVLPEPAVFDEEKDDGKKTDAVDSDIVTNQNDLKSSLKKSTTILPVSRRVSFEIDAASEKSSSYTDYLERRKIQWMDVSGGELVEVREFEISDDGSDNEFDNMSDRACSCSIM, translated from the exons ATGTTATTGGCAGTGGAAGGAGGTGGATTTTTTTCTGCTTCAGCTTCCGGGTATAGTAAGGGTCTAGCCCTTCTTCTCTTGGGTCAGAAGACTGAAGAAAAACCCATGAGAGTTACGCCGTGGAGTCACTATCAGTTAGTGGACCAAAATTCCAATCCTGATCTCCAGCTGGCTTCCAATAAGAATCGACTTGTGCGCGGGTGCGCCTCATTTGTCTGCTTTGGTCACACTGCCTCAGGACCCGAGGGACCATCTCCTTTAAAGGTAGGACCAACTCAACAGCCTGATGTCTTGCCCGAACCTGCTGTTTTTGATGAAGAGAAGGATGACGGTAAGAAGACTGATGCTGTTGACAGTGACATAGTTACAAACCAGAATGATCTCAAGAGTAGCTTGAAGAAGTCAACAACTATACTTCCGGTTTCAAGGAGGGTTAGTTTTGAGATTGATGCTGCAAGCGAAAAGAGTAGCAGCTATACAGATTACTTAGAAAGGCGGAAAATCCAGTGGATGGATGTGAGTGGAGGAGAGCTTGTCGAGGTCAGGGAATTCGAGATCAG TGATGATGGATCAGATAATGAATTTGACAACATGAGTGATAGGGCATGTTCGTGCAGCATAATGTAG